From a region of the Mycolicibacterium sp. MU0050 genome:
- a CDS encoding alpha/beta hydrolase fold domain-containing protein — MPLLSARAANVRFGALVVAVGVGTALTTGLGCGIAAADNGSGDGDSGASSRSADTDSSSTQGSGAAAADDRSDQTRAPRRGPASRGESDVQRPRLGAKLREVRREVGGARTVDRVDERLRASVRKALDDAAGRIKELAPPPRSGWSPHRPEDVAQPGGDADAAPAERPRPQWKRGSFKSRLGTGLFEGTDQDAQPAPLSSLEVRGSAPRQLRSPDVAQPRQPEVSEISESVTAGLRSSPLQSVINLPVQRITEAVVAAPSESVPARSAPLLTRVFDAVFRSSASGPVPAAPASTPLGWAALAFARREFDPAQRVPSLTGIAPAAQVFESAQTVTAPVAIAPGIVVSPDLYPHTAVTGKPSFFDEITNVGLSIMRSISEVVGFNISYELSALMSSDKPPWFTTLGLDVDQSEYTFTDETGDETTWKVWEIASQNPSDEYVVAVHGGALVNQPNMIQWLDYAAMARETGATVVVPIFPMVTPEEGGNAQTIVGPMADFIAGYVAEHDAENVSVYADSSGGMIAMLAVQKLVRDCQLAGDCATALPSRMVLISPALGGADFMNDPNTQLVNDPVSMPVEPGEGPDWQGDLPDDSPLWDPTNGSAAGLPPTAMYLGTRDMLTPTALLFAQRMLDEGSEVQVVLGMGQIHNWAMGGLPANSQAPLYRQDIYRQLGLLEGAQTT, encoded by the coding sequence ATGCCTTTGCTCAGCGCCCGCGCTGCCAATGTCCGGTTCGGTGCCCTGGTGGTGGCCGTTGGTGTCGGCACGGCGCTCACCACCGGCCTGGGCTGCGGGATCGCAGCGGCCGACAACGGTTCCGGTGACGGGGATTCCGGCGCGTCGAGCCGCTCCGCCGACACCGACTCGTCGTCCACACAGGGGTCCGGGGCGGCGGCTGCCGACGACCGGTCGGATCAGACGCGTGCGCCGCGTCGGGGCCCGGCGAGCCGAGGCGAATCCGATGTGCAACGGCCACGCCTCGGCGCGAAGCTGCGCGAGGTCAGGCGCGAGGTCGGCGGGGCCCGCACGGTCGATCGGGTGGATGAGCGGCTGCGCGCCTCGGTGCGCAAAGCACTCGACGACGCCGCCGGTCGAATCAAGGAGTTGGCGCCGCCGCCCCGCTCGGGCTGGTCGCCGCACCGCCCCGAAGATGTCGCACAGCCGGGCGGCGACGCCGACGCTGCGCCGGCCGAGCGACCCCGACCGCAGTGGAAGCGCGGCTCTTTCAAATCTCGTTTGGGCACCGGGCTTTTCGAAGGGACCGACCAAGACGCGCAGCCCGCGCCGCTCTCTTCTCTCGAGGTCCGGGGCTCCGCGCCGCGACAGCTCCGCTCCCCGGACGTCGCGCAGCCCCGGCAGCCGGAGGTTTCGGAAATCTCGGAGAGCGTGACCGCGGGGCTTCGGTCCAGTCCCCTCCAGTCGGTGATCAACCTGCCTGTGCAACGGATCACCGAGGCCGTGGTTGCCGCGCCGTCGGAATCGGTTCCCGCTCGATCCGCACCGCTGCTGACCCGGGTGTTCGACGCGGTGTTCCGCAGTTCGGCGTCAGGCCCGGTCCCCGCGGCCCCGGCGTCCACGCCGCTGGGCTGGGCCGCGTTGGCATTCGCGCGCCGGGAATTCGATCCGGCGCAACGCGTTCCGTCGCTGACTGGGATTGCTCCGGCCGCGCAGGTATTCGAGTCCGCGCAGACGGTGACGGCGCCCGTGGCGATTGCGCCCGGAATCGTCGTTTCGCCGGACCTTTACCCGCACACCGCCGTCACCGGAAAGCCCTCGTTCTTCGACGAGATCACGAATGTCGGGTTGTCGATCATGCGGTCGATCTCCGAGGTGGTGGGTTTCAACATCTCCTACGAGCTGTCGGCGTTGATGTCGTCGGACAAGCCGCCGTGGTTCACCACGCTGGGCCTCGACGTCGATCAGAGCGAATACACCTTCACCGACGAGACCGGCGATGAGACCACCTGGAAGGTGTGGGAGATCGCCTCGCAGAACCCCTCTGACGAGTACGTGGTGGCGGTGCACGGCGGGGCACTCGTCAACCAGCCCAACATGATCCAGTGGCTCGACTACGCGGCGATGGCCCGCGAGACCGGCGCCACCGTGGTGGTGCCGATCTTCCCCATGGTGACCCCAGAGGAGGGCGGCAACGCGCAGACCATCGTGGGGCCGATGGCCGATTTCATCGCCGGCTACGTTGCCGAGCACGACGCCGAGAATGTCAGCGTGTACGCCGATTCGTCGGGCGGGATGATCGCGATGCTGGCGGTGCAGAAGCTGGTTCGTGATTGCCAGCTCGCCGGAGACTGCGCCACCGCGCTGCCGTCGCGCATGGTGCTGATCTCGCCGGCGCTCGGTGGAGCCGATTTCATGAACGACCCGAACACCCAGTTGGTCAACGACCCGGTCTCGATGCCGGTCGAGCCCGGCGAGGGGCCGGACTGGCAGGGCGACCTTCCCGACGACAGCCCGCTGTGGGATCCGACCAACGGCTCCGCGGCCGGACTGCCCCCGACGGCGATGTACCTTGGCACCCGCGACATGCTGACGCCGACGGCATTGCTGTTCGCCCAACGCATGCTCGACGAGGGCTCCGAGGTGCAGGTGGTGCTCGGCATGGGCCAGATCCACAACTGGGCGATGGGCGGTCTGCCGGCCAACTCGCAGGCGCCGCTGTATCGGCAGGACATCTACCGGCAGCTCGGTCTGCTCGAGGGTGCGCAAACCACGTGA
- the leuS gene encoding leucine--tRNA ligase → MTEPQSPGAESDAPQFRYTAELAGRIERDWQQLWEQRGTFHVANPVGSLAPADGSPVPADKLFVQDMFPYPSGDGLHVGHPLGYIATDVYARYFRMTGRNVLHALGFDAFGLPAEQYAIQTGTHPRTRTEANIVNFQRQLGRLGLGHDSRRSFSTTDVDYYKWTQWIFLQIYNAWFDTAAQKARPISELIAEFESGTRTLDDGRIWSELDAGARADVVDSHRLVYRSDSMVNWCPGLGTVLANEEVTADGRSERGNFPVFRKRLRQWMMRITAYSDRLLDDLEVLDWPDKVKSMQRNWIGRSTGASALFDSPAGDIEVFTTRPDTLFGATYLVLAPEHELVDQLVVDAWPDGVDERWTYGAANPREAVAAYRTAIAAKSDLERQENKTKTGVFLGAYATNPANDAPVPIFIADYVLAGYGTGAIMAVPSGDQRDWDFATEFGLPIVEVVAGGDISQGAHTGDGTLVNSGFLNGMDVATAKAAMAEKLAADGRGRQRVEYKLRDWLFARQRYWGEPFPIVYDADGRAHGLPESALPVELPDIADYSPVLFDPDDASTEPSPPLNKVGDWVHVDLDLGDGLKPYSRDTNVMPQWAGSSWYELRYCDPHNPDTFCDKENERYWMGPRPAEHGPDDPGGVDLYVGGVEHAVLHLLYSRFWHKVLFDLGHVSSSEPYRRLVNQGYIQAHAYTDSRGAYVPAADVVERDGKFFLPTESGEIEVFQEFGKIGKSLKNSISPDEICDGYGADTLRVYEMSMGPLEASRPWATKDVVGAYRFLQRVWRLVVDENTGAERVTDDELDDATLRAMHRAIAGVSEDYANLRNNTAAAKLIEYTNHLTKAGVTSRAAIGPLVLMLAPLAPHLAEELWRRMGNANSLAHGPFPVADPAYLVEDTVEYPVQVNGKVRGHITVPADADAEALEAAAVADEKVQAFLAGATPKKVIVVPGRLVNIVA, encoded by the coding sequence GTGACCGAACCCCAGAGCCCCGGAGCCGAATCCGACGCACCGCAATTCCGCTACACCGCGGAGCTGGCGGGCCGGATCGAGCGGGACTGGCAGCAGCTCTGGGAGCAGCGCGGCACCTTTCACGTCGCCAACCCGGTCGGGTCGCTGGCTCCGGCCGACGGTTCCCCGGTGCCGGCGGACAAGCTGTTCGTCCAGGACATGTTCCCGTACCCGTCCGGCGACGGTCTGCACGTCGGTCACCCGCTCGGCTACATCGCCACCGACGTCTACGCGCGCTACTTCCGGATGACCGGCCGCAACGTGCTGCACGCGCTGGGCTTCGACGCGTTCGGCCTGCCCGCCGAGCAGTACGCCATCCAGACCGGCACCCACCCGCGGACCCGGACCGAGGCCAACATCGTCAACTTCCAGCGGCAACTGGGCCGGCTGGGGTTGGGCCACGATTCGCGGCGCAGCTTCTCCACCACCGACGTCGACTACTACAAGTGGACGCAGTGGATCTTCCTGCAGATCTACAACGCCTGGTTCGACACCGCCGCGCAGAAGGCGCGGCCGATCTCCGAGCTGATCGCCGAGTTCGAGTCCGGCACAAGGACTCTCGACGACGGCCGGATCTGGTCGGAACTGGACGCCGGGGCGCGCGCCGACGTGGTGGACAGTCATCGGCTGGTCTACCGCTCGGATTCGATGGTCAACTGGTGTCCCGGCCTGGGCACGGTGCTGGCCAACGAGGAGGTCACCGCCGACGGCCGCAGCGAGCGCGGTAACTTCCCGGTGTTCCGGAAGCGGTTGCGGCAGTGGATGATGCGGATCACCGCGTACTCCGATCGGCTGCTCGACGACCTCGAGGTGCTGGACTGGCCGGACAAGGTCAAGAGCATGCAGCGCAACTGGATCGGCCGGTCCACCGGTGCCAGCGCGCTGTTCGATTCGCCGGCCGGTGACATCGAGGTGTTCACCACGCGGCCGGACACCCTCTTCGGCGCGACGTATCTGGTGCTGGCGCCCGAGCACGAGTTGGTGGATCAGTTGGTGGTCGACGCCTGGCCGGACGGGGTCGACGAGCGGTGGACCTATGGCGCCGCGAACCCGCGGGAGGCCGTCGCCGCCTACCGGACCGCGATTGCCGCCAAGTCGGATCTGGAGCGCCAGGAGAACAAGACCAAGACGGGTGTCTTCCTGGGTGCCTACGCCACCAACCCGGCCAACGACGCCCCGGTGCCGATCTTCATCGCGGACTACGTGCTGGCCGGCTACGGCACCGGCGCCATCATGGCCGTCCCCAGCGGCGATCAGCGGGACTGGGATTTTGCCACCGAGTTCGGCCTGCCGATCGTGGAAGTGGTTGCCGGCGGCGATATCTCGCAGGGCGCCCACACCGGTGACGGCACCCTGGTGAACTCCGGTTTCCTCAACGGAATGGACGTCGCCACGGCCAAGGCGGCCATGGCCGAGAAGCTGGCGGCCGACGGGCGCGGCCGGCAGCGCGTCGAGTACAAGCTGCGGGACTGGCTGTTCGCCCGGCAACGGTACTGGGGCGAGCCGTTCCCCATCGTCTACGACGCCGACGGCCGCGCGCATGGGCTGCCCGAGTCCGCGTTGCCGGTGGAGTTGCCCGACATCGCCGACTACTCGCCGGTGCTCTTCGACCCCGACGACGCCTCCACCGAACCGTCGCCGCCGCTGAACAAGGTGGGGGACTGGGTGCACGTGGATCTGGACCTGGGTGACGGGTTGAAGCCCTACAGCCGCGACACCAACGTCATGCCGCAGTGGGCCGGAAGCTCCTGGTACGAGCTGCGGTACTGCGACCCGCACAACCCGGACACGTTCTGCGACAAGGAGAACGAGCGGTACTGGATGGGGCCGCGGCCCGCCGAGCACGGCCCGGACGACCCGGGCGGCGTCGACCTCTACGTCGGCGGTGTCGAGCACGCTGTGCTGCACCTGCTGTACTCGCGGTTCTGGCACAAGGTGCTCTTCGACCTGGGGCACGTCAGTTCCAGCGAGCCGTACCGCCGCCTGGTGAACCAGGGCTACATCCAGGCCCACGCCTACACCGACTCCCGGGGCGCCTATGTGCCCGCCGCCGACGTCGTCGAGCGGGACGGAAAGTTCTTCCTGCCCACCGAGTCCGGCGAGATCGAGGTCTTCCAGGAGTTCGGCAAGATCGGTAAGAGCCTGAAGAATTCGATCTCACCGGACGAGATCTGCGACGGCTACGGCGCCGACACGTTGCGCGTCTACGAGATGTCGATGGGGCCACTGGAGGCCTCGCGGCCGTGGGCCACCAAGGATGTGGTGGGCGCTTACCGTTTCCTGCAACGGGTTTGGCGCCTGGTGGTCGACGAGAACACCGGCGCCGAGCGGGTCACCGACGACGAACTCGACGATGCGACGCTGCGGGCGATGCACCGCGCGATCGCCGGGGTGTCCGAGGATTACGCGAACCTGCGCAACAACACCGCCGCGGCCAAGTTGATCGAGTACACCAATCACCTGACCAAGGCGGGGGTGACTTCCCGGGCGGCTATCGGGCCGCTGGTGCTGATGCTCGCCCCGCTGGCTCCGCACCTGGCCGAGGAGCTGTGGCGGCGGATGGGTAACGCGAACTCGTTGGCGCACGGGCCTTTCCCGGTCGCCGACCCGGCGTATCTGGTCGAGGACACCGTCGAGTACCCGGTCCAGGTCAACGGCAAGGTCCGCGGTCACATCACCGTGCCCGCCGACGCCGACGCCGAGGCGTTGGAGGCCGCCGCGGTGGCCGACGAGAAGGTGCAGGCCTTCCTGGCCGGCGCCACCCCGAAGAAGGTCATCGTGGTGCCCGGCCGCCTGGTCAACATCGTCGCCTAG
- a CDS encoding LpqN/LpqT family lipoprotein → MFSKAHSWRVVAGGAAAGVACVVGFVGSTTAAADPVLPAPPAPVPAPVTVTQTVTAEPVVAGTAPSAAAVPQGSAALLAAPAVPTLVPATSGTLHEFFAEKGVTLEPQDPRVFEALHITLPMPPGWTQVPDPNVPDAFVVIADRASGGLYTSNAQVVIYRLVGDFDPKEAITHGFVDSQQLPAWRSTDASLADFGGFPSALIEGTYTENELPLNTSRRHVIAHAGADRYLVSFAVTTAVSQAVASADATDAIVNGFRVTDPAAPTALPAAPAPAAPADPGAVLPGAADVPAAVGVMAPGAVAPAAVAPGAYAPAPAAPVQPAPAAALPGLPAPTG, encoded by the coding sequence ATGTTCTCCAAGGCCCATAGCTGGCGGGTTGTGGCAGGTGGCGCCGCCGCCGGGGTCGCTTGCGTGGTGGGGTTCGTCGGGTCGACCACCGCCGCGGCCGACCCGGTGCTGCCCGCGCCGCCGGCCCCCGTACCGGCGCCGGTCACGGTCACCCAAACGGTCACCGCCGAGCCCGTCGTGGCCGGCACCGCGCCGTCGGCCGCGGCAGTTCCGCAGGGCTCGGCGGCCCTGCTGGCCGCCCCCGCGGTCCCGACGCTGGTCCCGGCCACGTCCGGGACGCTGCACGAGTTCTTCGCCGAGAAGGGCGTCACCCTGGAACCGCAGGATCCGCGCGTGTTCGAGGCGCTGCACATCACCCTGCCGATGCCGCCGGGGTGGACGCAGGTCCCGGATCCCAACGTCCCCGACGCCTTCGTGGTGATCGCCGACCGGGCCAGCGGCGGCCTGTACACCTCGAACGCGCAGGTGGTGATCTATCGCCTGGTCGGAGACTTCGATCCGAAGGAAGCCATCACCCACGGCTTCGTCGACAGCCAGCAGCTGCCGGCCTGGCGGTCCACCGATGCGTCCCTGGCCGACTTCGGCGGCTTCCCGTCGGCGCTGATCGAGGGGACCTACACCGAGAACGAGCTGCCGCTGAACACCTCGCGGCGCCACGTCATCGCCCACGCCGGCGCCGACCGTTATCTGGTGTCGTTCGCGGTGACCACCGCGGTGAGTCAGGCCGTGGCCAGCGCCGACGCCACCGACGCGATCGTGAACGGGTTCCGGGTGACCGATCCGGCCGCGCCGACCGCCCTGCCCGCGGCCCCGGCTCCCGCCGCCCCGGCCGATCCGGGTGCGGTGCTCCCCGGCGCCGCCGACGTCCCCGCCGCCGTCGGTGTGATGGCGCCCGGCGCGGTCGCCCCGGCCGCCGTCGCCCCCGGGGCCTACGCTCCAGCTCCGGCGGCGCCGGTCCAGCCGGCCCCCGCGGCGGCGCTGCCGGGGCTGCCCGCACCCACCGGATAG
- the purU gene encoding formyltetrahydrofolate deformylase, with protein sequence MSTENFPSATTLPAKDIGRLLLRCADRPGLVAAISAFLSDAGANIISLDQHSTTQTGGTFMQRTIFHMAGLSAARDALERDFAAQVAEPFGMEFRLTEAAKPKRVAIMASREDHCLLDLLWRNRRGELDMSVAMVISNHPDLADQVRPFGVPFLHVPAHKDIRAEAESRQLDLLRGNVDLVVLARYMQILSGRFLTEVGCPLINIHHSFLPAFVGEAPYRKARERGVKLVGATAHYVTEELDEGPIIEQDVVRVDHRHTVDDLRRLGADVERVVLSRAVLWHCEDRIVQHGNQTIVL encoded by the coding sequence ATGAGCACCGAAAACTTTCCCTCGGCGACCACGCTGCCGGCCAAGGACATCGGCCGGTTGCTGCTGCGCTGCGCCGACCGGCCCGGCCTGGTGGCTGCCATCAGCGCGTTCCTGTCCGACGCCGGGGCCAACATCATCTCGCTGGACCAGCATTCGACCACGCAAACCGGCGGCACGTTCATGCAGCGCACCATCTTTCACATGGCCGGGCTGTCCGCCGCCCGCGACGCGCTGGAACGCGACTTCGCCGCGCAGGTGGCCGAACCGTTCGGGATGGAGTTCCGGCTCACCGAGGCCGCCAAACCCAAGCGCGTCGCCATCATGGCCTCGCGTGAGGACCACTGCCTGCTGGATCTGTTGTGGCGCAACCGTCGCGGCGAGCTGGACATGTCGGTGGCGATGGTGATCTCCAACCACCCCGACCTGGCCGATCAGGTCCGGCCGTTCGGGGTGCCGTTTTTGCATGTGCCCGCGCACAAGGACATTCGGGCCGAAGCGGAGTCGCGCCAGCTGGACCTGCTGCGCGGCAACGTCGACCTGGTGGTGCTGGCCCGGTACATGCAGATTTTGTCGGGCCGGTTCCTCACCGAGGTCGGTTGCCCGCTGATCAACATCCATCACTCGTTCCTGCCGGCCTTCGTCGGCGAGGCGCCCTACCGCAAGGCCCGGGAGCGCGGCGTCAAGCTGGTCGGCGCCACCGCGCATTACGTCACCGAGGAACTCGACGAGGGCCCGATCATCGAGCAGGACGTGGTGCGGGTGGATCACCGCCACACTGTCGACGACCTGCGACGGCTCGGCGCGGACGTGGAACGCGTGGTGCTCTCCCGGGCGGTGCTGTGGCACTGCGAGGACCGCATTGTCCAGCACGGGAACCAGACGATCGTCCTCTAA
- a CDS encoding helix-turn-helix domain-containing protein gives MARSVLGRGTARERVLEAAMALFGEHGVNGTSLQMIAARLGVGKAAVYYQFRSKEDLVLAVVEPIYDDMARLVTIAEALSTAEARRDVVVSGLIEMCVRHRRLAAVLYGDPAVDSLVQSRPELAATVEQFTALVTGGNLDTHGRVILAMIVNGIYTAAIDPNLADISDADLLQSLQAGTRHLIKML, from the coding sequence ATGGCGAGGTCGGTCCTGGGCCGGGGCACCGCGCGCGAGCGCGTGCTCGAGGCCGCCATGGCGTTGTTCGGTGAGCACGGCGTCAACGGCACGTCGTTGCAGATGATCGCCGCGCGCCTCGGGGTCGGTAAGGCCGCTGTCTACTACCAGTTCCGGTCCAAGGAAGACCTGGTTCTCGCGGTCGTCGAACCCATCTACGACGACATGGCCCGGTTGGTGACCATCGCCGAGGCCCTGTCCACCGCGGAGGCTCGCCGCGACGTGGTCGTCAGCGGCCTGATCGAGATGTGCGTGCGGCACCGGCGTCTGGCCGCCGTGCTCTACGGCGACCCGGCCGTCGACAGCCTGGTCCAATCACGCCCGGAGTTGGCGGCGACGGTCGAGCAGTTCACGGCGCTGGTCACCGGCGGCAACCTCGACACCCACGGCCGGGTGATCCTGGCGATGATCGTCAACGGCATCTACACGGCCGCCATCGATCCCAACCTTGCCGACATCAGCGACGCCGACCTGCTGCAGTCACTGCAGGCGGGCACCCGGCACCTGATCAAGATGCTCTGA
- a CDS encoding MmpS family transport accessory protein produces the protein MKRIRKAWLPLLIIAVLLVVGFSVDRLRGIFASEPALVTPVNFANDPDPFNPKVLTYELFGPEGASVDVNYVDLESQPQRIDGATLPWSLTLETTEPSVAAHLVAQGRTTRLGCRVIVDGEVRDERIVTGTNVQTFCIVKSA, from the coding sequence ATGAAGCGGATACGCAAAGCGTGGCTTCCGTTGCTGATCATCGCCGTGCTGCTGGTGGTCGGCTTCTCCGTAGACCGGCTCCGCGGCATCTTCGCGTCCGAGCCGGCGCTGGTGACACCGGTGAACTTTGCGAACGATCCCGATCCTTTCAACCCAAAAGTGTTGACCTACGAGCTATTTGGCCCGGAAGGGGCGTCCGTGGACGTGAACTACGTCGACCTCGAATCTCAGCCACAGCGGATCGACGGGGCGACGCTGCCGTGGTCGCTCACGCTGGAGACCACCGAACCCTCGGTCGCCGCACACCTCGTCGCCCAGGGGCGGACGACCCGGCTGGGTTGCCGCGTGATCGTCGACGGTGAGGTGCGCGACGAGCGGATCGTCACCGGCACCAACGTCCAGACCTTCTGCATCGTGAAGTCCGCATGA
- a CDS encoding MMPL family transporter, giving the protein MSAPVDQVPPTDPIPVPVYRQAHFGRIGRTIRIMAIPLILIWIAIAAFVNVSVPQLEAVGEMRSVSMSPSEAPAVIATQRVGEIFQEYESNSSMMIVMEGQEPLGDDARAFYAELLAKLEADTKHVEHVQDLWSDPLTASGVQSGDGKAVYIQVNLVGNQGESRANDSVFAVQDLIADTPPPAGVDVFVTGASAMSAEQQEASHTSMRLVEMITFAVIITMLLIIFRSIVTSLLMLVMVIVSLLTVRGVVAFLGYHDVIGLSTFATGLLVTLAIAIAVDYAIFLIGRYQEARRDGEDVESAYYTMFGGTAHVIVGSGLTIAGATFCLSFTRLPYFQTLGVPLAIGMIVLIITAMTFGPAMITVASRFGLLEPKGKSGERLWGRIGTSVVRWPGPILIASVAVSMVGLLALTGYQTSYNERNYLPDDMGSNLGYAAAERHFSPARLNPEILMVESDRDLRNPADFLVIEKIAKAIFKVEGIGRVQTITRPDGTPLENTSIPFIISQQSNIQRLNDKYNEDRTADMLLQAEDMRKTIDNMEKMQTITVEMAETTNKMVNNMEGMVLDVQEMRDSIANFDDFFRPMRNYFYWEPHCYNIPVCWALRSIFDVIDGIDVMTAGLEEMMPQMRRLNELMPQMVAIMPEMTDTMKRMREMMLTMQQTQAGMQEQQRIMQENSTEMGEAFNAAMNDDSFFLPSEAFDNPDFARGLEQFLSPDGHAVRFIINHEGDPMTSDGIGKIEPIKTAAKEAIKGTPLEGSTIYLGGTASTFKDMADGTTYDLLIAGIAAIALIFIIMLILTRAVIAAAVIVGTVVLSLGASFGMSVLLWQHLLGIELHWMVMPMAVIILLAVGADYNLLVVSRMREEIHAGLNTGIIRAMRGSGSTVTAAGMVFAFTMMVMVVSDLTVMGQVGTTIGLGLLFDTFVIRAFMTPSIAALIGRWFWWPQRVRQRPRPQAWPAGLQAHPQQSL; this is encoded by the coding sequence ATGAGCGCGCCCGTGGACCAGGTGCCGCCCACCGACCCGATCCCGGTGCCCGTCTACCGGCAGGCGCACTTCGGCCGGATCGGCCGCACGATCCGCATCATGGCGATCCCGCTGATCCTGATCTGGATCGCCATCGCCGCGTTCGTCAACGTCTCCGTCCCCCAGTTGGAGGCGGTCGGAGAGATGCGCTCGGTCTCCATGAGCCCGTCGGAGGCCCCCGCGGTGATCGCCACGCAGCGCGTCGGCGAGATCTTCCAAGAGTACGAATCCAACAGCTCGATGATGATCGTGATGGAGGGCCAGGAGCCGCTCGGCGACGATGCCCGCGCGTTCTACGCCGAGCTGCTCGCCAAGCTCGAGGCCGACACGAAACACGTCGAGCACGTGCAGGACCTGTGGAGCGATCCGCTCACCGCCTCAGGCGTCCAGAGCGGCGACGGTAAGGCCGTCTACATCCAGGTGAACCTCGTCGGCAACCAGGGCGAAAGCCGGGCCAACGACTCGGTTTTCGCCGTCCAGGACTTGATCGCCGATACGCCCCCGCCGGCGGGGGTCGACGTTTTCGTCACCGGCGCCTCGGCCATGTCGGCCGAACAGCAGGAGGCCAGCCACACCAGCATGCGGTTGGTGGAGATGATCACCTTCGCGGTGATCATCACCATGCTTTTGATCATCTTCCGCTCCATCGTGACCTCGCTGCTGATGCTGGTGATGGTGATCGTCAGCCTGCTGACCGTGCGCGGTGTCGTGGCCTTCCTCGGCTACCACGACGTAATCGGTCTCTCGACGTTCGCCACCGGCCTGCTGGTCACCCTGGCCATCGCGATTGCCGTCGATTACGCCATCTTCCTGATCGGCCGCTACCAGGAAGCCCGCCGGGACGGCGAAGATGTCGAATCGGCCTACTACACCATGTTCGGCGGCACGGCCCACGTGATCGTCGGTTCCGGGCTGACGATCGCCGGCGCGACGTTCTGCCTGAGCTTCACCCGGCTGCCCTACTTCCAGACGCTCGGTGTGCCGCTGGCGATCGGCATGATCGTATTGATCATCACCGCAATGACTTTCGGCCCGGCCATGATCACCGTCGCGAGTCGCTTCGGGCTGCTCGAGCCCAAAGGCAAGTCCGGAGAACGGCTCTGGGGCCGGATCGGCACCTCCGTCGTGCGCTGGCCGGGACCGATCCTGATCGCCTCGGTGGCGGTGTCGATGGTCGGGTTGCTGGCGCTCACGGGCTACCAGACCAGTTACAACGAGCGCAACTATCTGCCCGACGACATGGGCTCCAACCTCGGGTATGCCGCGGCGGAGCGGCACTTCTCCCCGGCGCGCCTGAATCCGGAAATCCTGATGGTGGAGTCCGATCGGGACCTCCGTAACCCGGCGGACTTCCTGGTGATCGAGAAGATCGCCAAGGCGATCTTCAAGGTCGAGGGCATCGGGCGGGTGCAGACCATCACCCGTCCCGACGGCACACCGTTGGAGAACACCTCCATTCCGTTCATCATCAGCCAGCAGAGCAACATCCAACGCCTCAACGACAAGTACAACGAGGACCGCACCGCGGACATGCTGCTGCAGGCCGAGGACATGCGGAAGACCATCGACAACATGGAGAAGATGCAGACCATCACCGTCGAGATGGCCGAGACCACCAACAAGATGGTGAACAACATGGAGGGGATGGTTCTCGACGTCCAGGAGATGCGCGACAGCATCGCCAACTTCGACGACTTCTTCCGCCCCATGCGCAACTACTTCTACTGGGAACCGCACTGCTACAACATCCCGGTGTGCTGGGCGCTGCGCTCGATCTTCGATGTCATCGACGGAATCGACGTGATGACAGCGGGTCTCGAGGAAATGATGCCGCAGATGCGGCGCCTCAACGAACTGATGCCGCAGATGGTCGCGATCATGCCCGAGATGACCGACACCATGAAACGCATGCGGGAGATGATGCTGACCATGCAGCAGACCCAGGCGGGTATGCAGGAGCAGCAGCGCATCATGCAGGAGAACTCCACCGAGATGGGCGAGGCCTTCAACGCGGCCATGAACGACGACTCGTTCTTCCTGCCGTCCGAAGCGTTCGACAACCCCGACTTCGCAAGGGGATTGGAGCAGTTCCTGTCGCCGGACGGGCACGCGGTGCGGTTCATCATCAACCACGAGGGCGACCCGATGACCTCGGACGGCATCGGGAAGATCGAACCCATCAAGACCGCGGCCAAGGAGGCCATCAAGGGCACGCCGCTGGAAGGCTCGACGATCTATCTCGGCGGCACCGCGTCCACGTTCAAGGACATGGCCGACGGCACCACCTACGACCTTCTCATCGCCGGCATCGCCGCGATAGCACTGATCTTCATCATCATGCTGATCCTCACCCGGGCCGTCATCGCCGCCGCGGTGATCGTGGGCACCGTCGTGCTGTCCCTCGGCGCCTCGTTCGGGATGTCAGTGCTGCTGTGGCAACACCTGCTGGGCATCGAACTGCACTGGATGGTCATGCCGATGGCGGTCATCATCCTGCTGGCCGTGGGTGCCGACTACAACCTGCTGGTGGTGTCCCGGATGCGAGAGGAAATCCATGCGGGCCTGAACACCGGGATCATCCGCGCCATGCGCGGCAGCGGTTCCACGGTGACGGCCGCCGGCATGGTGTTCGCGTTCACGATGATGGTCATGGTGGTCAGCGATCTGACCGTCATGGGTCAGGTCGGCACCACCATCGGCCTGGGACTGTTGTTCGACACCTTCGTGATTCGCGCGTTCATGACGCCGTCGATCGCCGCGTTGATCGGTCGCTGGTTCTGGTGGCCGCAGCGGGTGCGGCAGCGCCCGAGGCCGCAGGCCTGGCCCGCGGGACTACAGGCGCATCCGCAGCAGAGCCTGTAA